From one Luteolibacter sp. SL250 genomic stretch:
- a CDS encoding signal peptidase II, producing the protein MTFFTKLLLFVTLPLYVIDQITKFWTVAKFAPPWSYDAHQWEVIKDVFHWVRVHNQGVAFGFGNGTAWAPVVFLCVPVIALTMIRIFWKKGVFDNAASKVAVALLLCGIFGNLTDRLVQGFLLEEFKNGSFWQRLSEGYVVDFISVKLPFYEKIVPASQGWWPSFNVADSCIFIAAFTLFFAGIREEKRKKAVEG; encoded by the coding sequence ATGACCTTCTTCACCAAGCTCCTGCTCTTCGTCACCCTCCCGCTCTACGTGATCGACCAGATCACGAAGTTCTGGACGGTGGCGAAATTCGCGCCCCCGTGGTCATACGACGCCCACCAGTGGGAGGTCATCAAGGACGTGTTTCACTGGGTGCGGGTGCACAACCAGGGCGTCGCCTTCGGCTTCGGCAACGGAACGGCCTGGGCGCCGGTCGTCTTTCTTTGTGTGCCCGTCATCGCGCTCACGATGATCCGGATCTTCTGGAAGAAAGGTGTCTTCGACAACGCGGCGTCCAAGGTCGCGGTGGCCCTCCTGCTCTGCGGCATCTTCGGCAATCTGACCGACCGTCTGGTCCAGGGATTCCTGCTGGAGGAGTTCAAGAACGGGTCCTTCTGGCAGCGCCTGTCCGAGGGCTACGTGGTCGATTTCATCTCGGTGAAGCTGCCGTTCTACGAAAAGATCGTCCCGGCCAGCCAGGGCTGGTGGCCCTCCTTCAACGTTGCGGACTCCTGCATCTTCATCGCCGCTTTCACCCTGTTCTTCGCCGGCATCCGGGAGGAAAAGAGGAAGAAGGCCGTGGAGGGCTGA